One part of the Nocardioides zeae genome encodes these proteins:
- a CDS encoding phage holin family protein — protein sequence MSTPLDPPPHDPAGPRSHGGERSLGEIVSDVSQDLSTLVKQELDLAKAELKQEATQAGKGAGMLGGAAVAGHLVLVFLSLTLMFLLDNWMPVELAALITTLLWAVAAGVLAALGRSELKKANPQLPTTQRTLKEDASWARAQKS from the coding sequence ACCCGGCGGGTCCGCGCAGCCACGGCGGTGAGCGGAGCCTCGGTGAGATCGTCAGCGACGTCTCCCAGGACCTCAGCACGCTCGTCAAGCAGGAGCTCGACCTCGCGAAGGCGGAGCTCAAGCAGGAGGCGACCCAGGCCGGCAAGGGCGCCGGCATGCTCGGCGGTGCCGCGGTCGCGGGCCACCTCGTGCTGGTCTTCCTGTCGCTGACGCTCATGTTCCTGCTCGACAACTGGATGCCGGTCGAGCTCGCCGCACTCATCACCACGCTCCTGTGGGCCGTGGCGGCCGGCGTGCTCGCCGCCCTCGGTCGCTCCGAGCTGAAGAAGGCCAACCCCCAGCTGCCGACGACGCAGCGCACCCTCAAGGAGGACGCATCATGGGCCAGAGCCCAGAAGAGCTGA
- a CDS encoding DUF3618 domain-containing protein: protein MGQSPEELTAEIARTRGALASDLDELQDKVSPSAIVDRKKAAARDRVLGVREKVMGGANDARGKVAGGAEGASNAASNAASNAASQAVDSAHQAAETAQQRYDGAPLAAGVAVFGLGMVISALLPASKVEARAAAQVTDTIKEQAAPLVDDARAAAVDVGQSLRDSAASSVEEVKQTAQDAASHVQEEGASSAQNVRSETTG from the coding sequence ATGGGCCAGAGCCCAGAAGAGCTGACCGCAGAGATCGCCCGCACCCGTGGTGCCCTCGCCTCGGACCTCGACGAGCTGCAGGACAAGGTGAGCCCGAGCGCCATCGTCGACCGCAAGAAGGCCGCGGCCCGCGATCGCGTGCTGGGTGTGCGCGAGAAGGTCATGGGGGGCGCGAACGACGCCCGCGGCAAGGTGGCCGGCGGGGCCGAGGGTGCGTCCAACGCCGCCTCGAACGCCGCCTCGAACGCCGCCTCGCAGGCGGTCGACAGCGCGCACCAGGCAGCCGAGACGGCCCAGCAGCGCTACGACGGCGCGCCGCTGGCCGCCGGTGTGGCCGTCTTCGGCCTCGGCATGGTCATCTCCGCTCTGCTCCCGGCGAGCAAGGTCGAGGCCCGCGCCGCCGCGCAGGTCACCGACACGATCAAGGAGCAGGCGGCGCCCCTCGTGGACGACGCCAGGGCTGCGGCCGTCGACGTGGGCCAGAGCCTGCGCGACAGCGCCGCCTCCTCGGTCGAGGAGGTCAAGCAGACCGCGCAGGACGCGGCCTCGCACGTGCAGGAGGAGGGCGCGTCCTCGGCGCAGAACGTGAGGTCCGAGACGACGGGCTGA